From Roseateles sp. SL47:
GATCGGTTCCCGCGAGGCGCTGTTCTCGCTGGCACAGGTGGTGATCGACCCCACCCGGGCGGGCGCCACGGTGGTCTGCCCCAACCCGTTCTATCAGATCTACGAAGGCGCCGCCCTGCTGGCAGGCGCCACACCGGCCTTTGCCAATTCCGACCCGAAGCGCAACTTCGCCGCCGACTGGTCGCAGATCAACGACGCCACCTGGGCCCGCACCCAGCTGCTGTATGTGTGCTCTCCCGGCAACCCGACGGGCGCGGTGATGCCGCTGTCGGAGTGGAAGACACTGTTTGAGCTCAGCGACCGCTTCGGTTTTGTGATCGCCTCGGACGAGTGCTACTCCGAGATCTATTTCCGTGAAGGGCCCGAGGCGGCGCCGCTGTCCGGCCTGCAGGCGGCGGTTCAGCTGGGCCGCCCGGACTTCCGCAATCTGATCGCCTTGAGCAGTTTGTCCAAACGCTCCAACGTGCCGGGCATGCGATCCGGTTTTGTGGCGGGTGATGCCGCCTGGATCCAGCGTTTCCTGCTCTACCGCACCTACCACGGCAGCGCCATGAGCCCGATGGTGCAGGCCGCCAGCATCGCCGCCTGGAACGACGAACAGCATGTGGTGGAGAACCGCGCCCAGTACCGGGCCAAGTTTGCCGCCGTCACCCCGCTGCTGGCCGAGGTGCTGGATGTGGCCCTGCCCGACGCCGGTTTCTACCTCTGGGCGGGCGTTCCGGACGGCGACGACATCGGCTTCGCCCAGGGGCTGCTGGCTCAATACAATGTGGGCGTTCTGCCCGGCAGCCTGCTGGCGCG
This genomic window contains:
- the dapC gene encoding succinyldiaminopimelate transaminase, with the protein product MTATPAATSTTTPVNPRLALLNPYPFERLRALTQDIVPNPDLRPISLGLGEPRHPAPKLVEEALIAHLKGLSNYPSTAGTPALREAIAGWIQRRYGLSVSAATQILPVIGSREALFSLAQVVIDPTRAGATVVCPNPFYQIYEGAALLAGATPAFANSDPKRNFAADWSQINDATWARTQLLYVCSPGNPTGAVMPLSEWKTLFELSDRFGFVIASDECYSEIYFREGPEAAPLSGLQAAVQLGRPDFRNLIALSSLSKRSNVPGMRSGFVAGDAAWIQRFLLYRTYHGSAMSPMVQAASIAAWNDEQHVVENRAQYRAKFAAVTPLLAEVLDVALPDAGFYLWAGVPDGDDIGFAQGLLAQYNVGVLPGSLLAREAHGVNPGAGRVRLALVAEQAECLEAAQRIVAYTRERFPDARGPGAPAGQTATT